One Sulfolobus sp. S-194 DNA segment encodes these proteins:
- a CDS encoding winged helix-turn-helix domain-containing protein, with amino-acid sequence MLGELKEKILSIISSYDRPVLFKDIKDQLNISTDALKRELYDLMKEGLIKKEKGRYTLTESGKRSLQR; translated from the coding sequence ATGTTGGGTGAATTAAAAGAAAAGATTCTTAGTATAATCAGTTCTTATGATAGACCAGTACTTTTTAAAGATATAAAAGATCAGCTTAATATTTCAACAGATGCTCTAAAAAGAGAACTTTACGATTTGATGAAAGAAGGACTTATTAAGAAAGAGAAAGGAAGATATACACTCACAGAATCTGGAAAAAGATCACTTCAAAGATAA
- a CDS encoding DUF3834 domain-containing protein, with protein sequence MIISTVPGPVAYPLIASTMKRHDFEIKFEKVPNANVYLDAIPFLGKIDYVLLSKLLIITPKIGKKIAVWKKGSANDILLQLLIKLYNISPQVVYTDDPLEVQRLYHNGEVDSALVTVGVTTEGVFIEDLFKTKGVILPGICGAKGENEDFSSIYKEGIDLFKENPEEVSEYIVDNLPISRPSSFIERIFKNAEYKVERVNFNFDDLKNGIIHDTSSIY encoded by the coding sequence ATGATAATCTCTACAGTTCCCGGCCCTGTAGCATATCCGTTAATTGCATCTACAATGAAGAGGCATGATTTTGAAATTAAATTTGAAAAAGTTCCGAATGCTAACGTATATCTAGACGCAATACCATTTCTCGGAAAAATTGATTATGTCTTATTATCTAAACTTCTAATTATAACTCCTAAAATTGGTAAAAAGATTGCAGTATGGAAAAAGGGTAGTGCTAATGATATTCTTTTACAACTTCTAATAAAGCTTTACAATATTTCTCCTCAAGTTGTTTACACAGATGATCCTCTTGAAGTACAGAGATTATACCATAACGGTGAAGTAGACTCTGCGCTAGTAACTGTGGGTGTTACTACTGAAGGAGTATTCATAGAGGATTTATTTAAGACTAAAGGAGTTATATTACCGGGAATTTGCGGTGCTAAAGGTGAAAATGAAGATTTTTCCTCAATATATAAAGAGGGTATTGATCTATTTAAAGAAAATCCAGAGGAAGTATCGGAATATATTGTAGACAATTTGCCAATATCTAGGCCTTCAAGTTTTATAGAAAGAATATTTAAAAACGCTGAATACAAGGTAGAAAGAGTAAACTTCAACTTTGATGATCTAAAAAATGGGATAATTCATGATACTTCTTCAATCTACTAA
- a CDS encoding dienelactone hydrolase family protein → MLSEKEIFYSSYDSNVRAFMASPENPRLAVIVIHEIWGLNDNIKDISRRLANEDYLAFAPQLYTRYENILTPENIQNVMRRVWSIPAEKRTDPNVYNEIISSLDENGKKVVELLVTGRAKMEEQMIKDLIKAYDYLNSLGYKKIVSMGFCMGGGLAFQLATEVPLDGTIVFYGRNPQPIDAVQKIKGPILGLYAGEDPPILSGLPDLISAVIKYKKDLELKIYPGAYHAFFNDRGPVYNKEAADDAWERVKNFLRRLYK, encoded by the coding sequence ATGCTATCTGAAAAGGAAATATTTTATAGCTCATATGACTCTAACGTAAGAGCTTTTATGGCATCACCAGAAAATCCTAGACTAGCTGTTATAGTAATCCATGAAATATGGGGGCTTAATGATAATATTAAGGATATTTCAAGAAGATTGGCTAATGAAGATTATCTTGCATTTGCCCCACAACTATATACTAGATACGAAAATATACTTACACCAGAAAATATACAAAATGTTATGCGAAGGGTATGGAGTATACCAGCGGAAAAGAGAACAGACCCTAATGTATATAATGAAATAATTAGTTCACTTGACGAGAATGGTAAAAAAGTGGTGGAATTGTTAGTTACTGGAAGAGCTAAAATGGAAGAGCAAATGATAAAAGATTTAATTAAGGCCTACGATTATCTGAACTCTCTAGGCTATAAGAAGATTGTTAGTATGGGCTTCTGTATGGGTGGGGGTTTGGCATTTCAGTTAGCGACCGAAGTACCACTAGATGGGACAATAGTCTTTTACGGCAGAAATCCACAACCTATAGATGCAGTTCAGAAGATCAAGGGTCCCATTCTAGGTTTGTATGCTGGTGAAGATCCACCAATACTATCTGGATTACCAGATTTAATATCTGCAGTAATTAAATATAAGAAGGATTTAGAACTCAAAATTTACCCCGGAGCGTATCATGCGTTCTTTAATGACAGGGGTCCAGTTTATAATAAAGAGGCAGCAGATGACGCTTGGGAGAGAGTAAAGAATTTCTTAAGGAGGTTATATAAATGA
- a CDS encoding creatininase family protein gives MILLQSTKDDIYGKIPLIPVGSVEQHGPHLPMGTDSIIVEEIAKRIEKMLSDKILLFPTIYYTCSIEHGDFPYFGVSYITMISYLTELINQLARYFDKAIILNGHGGNESLLDIVKRSINFQNRHFKLYIYSVVGKWLEYFKIRDLHAGTVESSIIKYINPRLVREEKLKDIDYTVKDGVFNTITTSDANPHGIINLDGSVKIDEKLGEEFINRVINELYSFILSLK, from the coding sequence ATGATACTTCTTCAATCTACTAAAGACGACATTTACGGGAAAATACCACTAATACCAGTCGGCAGTGTTGAACAGCACGGACCCCATTTACCTATGGGAACAGATTCGATAATCGTTGAAGAAATAGCAAAGAGAATAGAAAAGATGCTAAGTGATAAGATCCTTCTTTTTCCTACAATATATTATACTTGTTCGATAGAGCATGGCGATTTTCCATACTTTGGAGTTTCCTATATTACAATGATTTCCTACTTAACGGAATTAATTAATCAACTGGCAAGGTATTTTGATAAGGCGATAATTTTAAACGGTCATGGAGGGAATGAATCATTACTTGATATCGTAAAAAGAAGTATCAATTTTCAAAATAGACACTTTAAACTTTATATATATTCTGTCGTTGGAAAGTGGTTAGAGTATTTTAAAATACGAGATCTACACGCTGGAACTGTAGAATCTTCTATAATTAAATATATAAACCCTAGGCTTGTTAGAGAGGAAAAATTAAAGGATATAGACTACACGGTCAAGGATGGAGTGTTTAACACAATAACTACATCTGATGCAAACCCTCATGGTATAATAAACCTAGATGGTAGTGTTAAGATAGATGAAAAACTTGGCGAGGAGTTCATAAATCGTGTCATAAACGAGTTGTACTCTTTTATTTTATCTTTGAAGTGA
- a CDS encoding ABC transporter ATP-binding protein: MDCIEVRNVIKRFNGIYALDSISFSVPCNGKYALLGPNGAGKSTTLKILTGLLRPDSGEVYIKGMNPTSVEVKRILGYLPEDAMPYRNLTVIENLEYFASLRDLPRERAKEMIYLLGLEDYIYVEAGKLSRGNLQKLSLALVLLHNPEVILLDEPLNYLDIPTQERVINILKSLNGTLLVSTHIMSIATRLTDHVIIINHGKVIWTGSIDELKSLGREDEPIESIVAKIMSGVL; the protein is encoded by the coding sequence ATGGATTGCATAGAAGTAAGGAATGTTATAAAGAGGTTTAATGGAATTTACGCTCTTGACAGCATCTCATTCTCAGTTCCATGTAATGGAAAATATGCTTTATTAGGCCCTAATGGTGCTGGTAAATCAACTACTTTAAAGATTCTTACTGGTTTATTGAGACCAGATTCTGGGGAAGTATACATAAAGGGTATGAATCCTACTTCTGTAGAAGTAAAAAGGATTCTAGGTTATTTACCAGAAGATGCGATGCCTTACAGAAATTTAACAGTGATAGAAAACCTTGAATATTTTGCATCTTTAAGAGATTTACCTAGGGAGAGGGCAAAAGAAATGATTTATCTCCTAGGGTTAGAAGATTACATATACGTTGAAGCTGGAAAATTATCTAGAGGAAATCTGCAAAAACTTTCCTTAGCATTAGTCCTTCTTCATAATCCAGAAGTTATCTTACTTGATGAGCCATTGAATTATTTAGATATTCCTACGCAGGAAAGAGTAATAAATATCTTAAAGTCATTAAACGGTACACTTCTAGTTTCAACGCATATAATGTCAATAGCAACGAGACTAACTGATCATGTTATAATAATTAACCATGGTAAAGTTATTTGGACGGGATCTATAGATGAACTTAAGAGTTTAGGAAGAGAAGATGAACCAATTGAAAGTATAGTAGCAAAAATTATGAGTGGTGTATTATGA
- a CDS encoding transposase, with protein MDKNSEKQAYYKALENAIIITLTPLEGLRKSTAAKLILGGVIGCTASEIAQEINMDYETTLKNLDKIANTSLIKAVKEIVKDHPVLLIIDDTHDHKEYARAIPVSRNGAQVFYCREHKRYEPAIQLLITVKDLRTNETYIVAITPYIPQKVAEILKERGEEAEFKTKIQLYLELLPILLSEFNVVIISFDSWYVNSNTVGELKSSARVVEGGRSVPVSEFPQGEYLVEYLGTPIKLLVVEDYKGLGKRYFFSTNLNDTPEDIITAWENRWDIEVLIRELKALGLDKGSFLTWVRNKGFITLKALSLLFVLSFKYSLGLHLGAKRIARLIKTVYQESGGIKKLFKWRRKT; from the coding sequence ATGGATAAAAACTCAGAAAAACAAGCGTATTACAAAGCGTTAGAGAATGCAATAATCATAACACTTACCCCACTAGAGGGCTTAAGAAAAAGCACAGCAGCAAAACTAATACTAGGGGGAGTAATAGGTTGCACAGCATCAGAAATAGCACAAGAAATAAACATGGACTATGAGACAACACTAAAAAACTTGGACAAGATAGCAAACACTAGCTTAATAAAAGCAGTAAAGGAAATAGTAAAAGACCACCCGGTACTACTAATAATAGACGACACACACGACCACAAAGAATACGCGAGAGCGATACCGGTATCAAGAAACGGAGCACAAGTCTTTTACTGCAGAGAACACAAGAGATACGAGCCGGCAATACAACTACTAATAACAGTAAAAGACTTGAGGACAAACGAGACTTACATAGTAGCAATAACACCCTACATACCGCAAAAGGTTGCAGAAATACTCAAAGAAAGGGGTGAAGAGGCAGAGTTCAAGACAAAAATCCAGTTATACCTAGAGTTACTACCGATACTCTTAAGTGAGTTCAATGTTGTTATTATCTCCTTCGACTCTTGGTATGTTAATTCTAATACTGTGGGGGAACTCAAGTCCAGCGCGCGAGTCGTCGAGGGTGGCAGATCCGTGCCCGTTAGCGAGTTCCCCCAAGGGGAGTACCTAGTCGAATATCTAGGTACCCCCATAAAACTACTCGTTGTTGAGGATTATAAGGGTTTAGGTAAGAGGTACTTCTTCTCAACAAACTTAAATGATACTCCAGAGGATATAATAACTGCTTGGGAAAATAGGTGGGATATTGAGGTTTTGATTAGGGAGTTAAAGGCGTTGGGGTTGGATAAGGGTTCTTTCCTCACTTGGGTTAGGAATAAGGGTTTCATAACCCTTAAAGCCCTCTCCCTCCTCTTCGTTCTCTCATTCAAATACTCCCTTGGTTTACACCTCGGTGCCAAGAGAATTGCTAGATTGATAAAAACTGTTTATCAAGAATCTGGAGGGATAAAGAAATTGTTTAAGTGGAGGAGAAAAACATAA
- a CDS encoding DedA family protein, giving the protein MYVFQGLSGYLLLLGLMIGEGIGLPIPSEVIMPLVGYYSYEGNISLYIGVISGTLGSLIGSIIAYYIGFFLGFSFLKKYGRYLLINERRIDALHGWFIKYGDFAVFGFRFVPELRALISYPAGIAKMSMLRFLAFTLLGHLIWDISLSILGYHYANEINYVISLAEKFGFYAIGITIVLIAIYVIIKVVKK; this is encoded by the coding sequence ATGTACGTATTTCAAGGCTTAAGCGGTTATCTTCTCCTCTTGGGTTTGATGATTGGCGAGGGTATTGGTTTACCAATTCCCAGCGAAGTAATAATGCCTTTAGTTGGATATTATTCCTATGAAGGAAACATATCATTATACATAGGAGTGATTTCTGGTACTCTAGGTAGTCTAATAGGATCAATTATAGCGTACTATATTGGGTTTTTCTTGGGATTTTCTTTCCTAAAGAAATATGGTAGATACTTACTAATTAATGAGAGAAGAATTGATGCCTTACACGGCTGGTTTATAAAATATGGGGACTTTGCAGTTTTTGGGTTCAGATTTGTCCCAGAGCTTAGGGCCTTAATCTCTTATCCCGCTGGAATAGCAAAAATGAGTATGCTAAGATTTTTAGCATTTACGCTCTTAGGTCATCTAATATGGGATATCTCGTTATCAATATTAGGTTATCATTACGCAAATGAAATTAATTATGTGATAAGTTTAGCTGAGAAGTTCGGATTCTATGCTATAGGAATAACAATTGTTCTCATAGCGATATACGTTATAATAAAAGTTGTTAAAAAGTAA
- a CDS encoding isochorismatase family cysteine hydrolase — protein sequence MAWFNLEELKKYIRRDNSVLVVWDVQEALVNNIFNKEEFLEKLKELISAARQYNVPIVYTKITPYPERFQNPAFRRNFNPGDIVKEVYPQAGDVILNKNTPSIFVGTNFELMLRNVGITTIVFTGIATDIGVETSARHAQALGFLPVIAKEAVSSADKAAHERSLANLQRLMLVLSNKEIIERWSA from the coding sequence ATGGCCTGGTTCAACCTTGAAGAACTAAAAAAGTATATAAGAAGAGATAACTCGGTTCTTGTCGTTTGGGATGTACAAGAAGCATTAGTAAATAACATTTTTAATAAAGAAGAATTCTTAGAGAAGCTAAAAGAGTTAATTTCTGCTGCTAGACAGTACAATGTTCCTATAGTTTACACAAAAATTACTCCTTATCCAGAAAGGTTTCAAAATCCGGCGTTTAGGAGAAACTTTAATCCAGGTGATATAGTTAAAGAAGTTTATCCCCAAGCTGGGGATGTTATACTTAACAAAAATACACCTAGTATATTTGTAGGTACAAACTTTGAATTAATGTTAAGGAATGTGGGAATTACAACAATAGTGTTTACGGGAATTGCTACTGATATTGGTGTCGAGACATCAGCTAGGCATGCACAAGCTTTAGGTTTCTTGCCGGTAATTGCTAAAGAAGCTGTATCTTCAGCTGATAAGGCAGCTCATGAAAGATCATTGGCTAACCTTCAAAGATTAATGTTAGTATTAAGTAACAAGGAAATCATAGAAAGATGGTCAGCTTAA